In the Equus caballus isolate H_3958 breed thoroughbred chromosome 14, TB-T2T, whole genome shotgun sequence genome, CAGTGGACTTTATGAAATGTGAAATTTTTGAAACCATAATGACTGTTCTCGGCCTTTTCTAGACCTTCTTAATTAGTTGctataaaaagagagaataattccCAGCTAATGAAAAGTGGAACACTGGGGGGAATTTGGTCTGAATGTTTAACCAGTGTCTAGAATTTCTCAATAGAAATAGCTAAACTattctgaactttatttttaaattacattcttGACTTTTTCAAGAATTGTTCGTTTCCAAACTTTCATAATTTTGCCACCAGCATTAAAAGTAGCCTCTTATGAGTTTAAAGAGAGTGTATTCTTCTGGCCTTTTTTAAGCAAAATTTCTATGATATTTAACTATCATCTATCGTTATTTGGAAACAGAAGATTTCTTCCCCAATGACTTATccctttggaaatttaaaaaattatatgtttaaTACCTCATTGATATATAAACAGTACCATATAGTAACACCTTTATAATGACCTACTGTGTAACTATTGGAAAGAGGTATAAGATTAATATATTGACCTTTATATTCTGCACAGACCACTTGCTACCTCATTCGAAGGCCGACATGGCAGTGTGCGCTATTGGGTGAAAGCCGAATTGCACAGGCCTTGGCTTCTACCAGtaaaattaaagaaggaatttACAGTCTTTGAGCATATAGATATCAACACTCCTTCATTACTGGTAAGAATTGactgaatttttcattctttgttttgggCATATAAATACTGAAGAATAATCGCCTAAACTATGcaatctttataattttaaaatagttttatttttaaattccaaaaatactaatttttaaaaaaaatacagtcaaGAGCACACACATTATTGAAGAATATGCTCATGTTTTCTGATATTATAATAACttacagtaaattttaaaagtgagacCATTGTATGGTTTGAAATATCTCAGAAGGTAACAGCAGTAACAAAAAATAGATCTGTTCCCTCAATAATTTTGGTGGAAGAGGAGCAGCAGTATCAATTATTATAAGATAATATCACTTAATGTgaaaataacataattaaaatttgtACTGCATTGCATTGTTCCAATATAGGGATAGTTGTCAAACAATGGGGAGATTTCACTTTCATGAAAAAgcttaattctattttaaaagaaatctttcttaACTGCATTTTTTCACAAGATGCAGATTTGGCTCcaaaaattttatttggtttaAACAAATGATAACATCTTTAAGCAAATAAGAATTAATCTTGAAAAAGAGTTTTCCCTTTTTTACATATTGatttttaccttctcaaagatgttaacatttgggATTATAACCAAGTTGCTTTCcaagctgcctttttttttttaaggcagttTAAATGGAATGTGgaaagggttttttttgtttggttcatTTTTAATTACTGTACATGTAGATAGCATGGGCTAAAACTATGTTTGTAGAATGTGGTGTTAAGGCCCTGTacccttttttctttaatgaatggAAACttatataaagacaaaaataatagtaTAATTCAGAAGCCATTGGTTAGATACAGAAAGAAATGCAAcgttgcttttaattttaaattctcaaagaatttaggattgtgtttttaaaacattctattaCTGTCCCAGTTCGTACATTGatcttttctctctatttttatttcttacagtcACCCCAAGCAGGCACAAAAGAAAAGACTCTCTGTTGCTGGTTCTGTACCTCAGGCCCAATATCCTTAAGTGCCAAAATCGAAAGGAAGGGCTATACACCAGGTACGTGTGAGGTGGATTCCGATAAAAAATTATCCTCTTCACTTAGCTTTTGTGTATAAATTTACAATATTTCTACTTAATGCAAACACAATACAGAACCCTTTGGTAAAGTAACATAAATTGTGCTTGTCCAGTCTCCTTTTTTAAGTAGCTGCTGTAAATGagtagttctttttttctaagtctGAGTTACTTGCCATTCTTAGGAAAGCTTTCCGTCCACGTAGTCCGTTGAACTTTCAAGTTTTAGCCTAAGAATCTACATTTGTTTCGGGTTTTTCtcggtttttgtttgtttgtttaacagtAGATATATTTTTCCCCTTCTAGGTGAATCAATTCAGATATTTGCTGAGATTGAGAACTGCTCTTCCCGAATGGTGGTGCCAAAGGCAGCCATTTACCAAACACAGGCCTTCTATGCCAAAGGGAAAATGAAGGAAGTAAAACAGCTGGTGGCGAACCTGCGCGGGGAATCGTTATCGTCTGGAAAGACAGAGACGTGGAACGGCAAGTTGCTGAAAATCCCACCAGTTTCTCCCTCTATCCTCGACTGTAGTATAATCCGTGTGGAATATTCACTAATGGTATGTGTAGATTTgagggggttttttgttgtttttgttttgtttaagtcTTCAAGTCACAAGGATATGATTTTTGTCTTACATAGaggatttaaattttatattccatgtatgatatatataaatttttatataatttgaatTATGATTACCAATTTCACCTTACATATAAATGTGTACTATATAGTATTGTACATAATGGAGAAACTTTTCCTGTATATCGTGTATATaagtaaaaagtgaaataaatgagagCCTCAAATGACATTACAATTGGgttattagttttaaaaaaggaactagTACTTGGGATTCTAAACTTAACATCTCCTTTCAATGTTTTAGGTATATGTGGATATTCCTGGAGCtatggatttatttcttaatttgccACTTGTCATCGGTACCATTCCTTTACATCCATTTGGTAGCAGAACCTCAAGTGTAAGCAGTCAGTGTAGCATGAATATGAACTGGCTTGGTTTATCCCTACCTGAAAGACCTGAAGGTAATTTGATAATACATAGCTAAGTTTAATCTCTTATTATTTTCAAGAACGTAAATTTGCTTGTATTTTATGATTAAAGTTTTGTCTATAATTGGAGAGAGAGAGTAGATGTGCCCCTAATgttgtatttaaaatgtatatcccCCTAGTTTTGATCATAAAACAAATAATTGTTATTTTACCTTgacattcttttttaatatctacTATTCTGTGTATTTTGACATGCATAAGAACATGCTGTTCGAATTGCGTGTATCTTTTTCCTTCAGCACCACCCAGCTATGCAGAAGTGGTAACAGAGGAACAAAGGCGGAACAATCTTGCACCCGTGAGTGCTTGTGATGACTTTGAGAGAGCACTTCAAGGACCACTGTTTGCATATATCCAGGAGTTTCGCTTTTTGCCTCCACCTCTTTATTCAGAGGTGCGTGTCATTTCCTCAGTTGTGAATTGAGCTGGCTTTCTTGGGAAACAGTATTGCACACTTCTTAAAAGTACAGTTAGATTTTGGTCATCATGATgctaatagaaaaacaaataatttagaaCGACAGATGAAAAGTTAGATTAGGGATGTCAATATCTACTAAATTTGACCCAGAAGTAGGACTGTTCACTTACATTATTgggaaaataaatgtaacaatCTAACCTTATGCTTGCAAAATGCTATTTCAAggaataattcatattttaaagtatCAGTAGAACTGGCATTTTGCAAGCATTCATTAAATAGCTAGAATTTATCTTATTCatcatctttttctaatttaattctcacatatTTTAACATTCTCAGCCATAGGGGAAAATAACATACTTGTAATAACATCTTAAACAATGCGCTGACACTGttggattatttttcttcatctc is a window encoding:
- the ARRDC3 gene encoding arrestin domain-containing protein 3 isoform X1 — encoded protein: MVLGKVKSLTISFDCLNDSNVPVYSSGDTVSGRVNLEVTGEIRVKSLKIHARGHAKVRWTESRNAGSNTAYTQNYTEEVEYFNHKDILIGHERDDDNSEEGFNTIHSGRHEYAFSFELPQTPLATSFEGRHGSVRYWVKAELHRPWLLPVKLKKEFTVFEHIDINTPSLLSPQAGTKEKTLCCWFCTSGPISLSAKIERKGYTPGESIQIFAEIENCSSRMVVPKAAIYQTQAFYAKGKMKEVKQLVANLRGESLSSGKTETWNGKLLKIPPVSPSILDCSIIRVEYSLMVYVDIPGAMDLFLNLPLVIGTIPLHPFGSRTSSVSSQCSMNMNWLGLSLPERPEAPPSYAEVVTEEQRRNNLAPVSACDDFERALQGPLFAYIQEFRFLPPPLYSEIDPNPDQSADDRPSCPSR
- the ARRDC3 gene encoding arrestin domain-containing protein 3 isoform X2, encoding MVVPKAAIYQTQAFYAKGKMKEVKQLVANLRGESLSSGKTETWNGKLLKIPPVSPSILDCSIIRVEYSLMVYVDIPGAMDLFLNLPLVIGTIPLHPFGSRTSSVSSQCSMNMNWLGLSLPERPEAPPSYAEVVTEEQRRNNLAPVSACDDFERALQGPLFAYIQEFRFLPPPLYSEIDPNPDQSADDRPSCPSR